In a single window of the Dinghuibacter silviterrae genome:
- a CDS encoding response regulator transcription factor gives MRILIVEDEVELCRSIVTYLKRENYVCDTADKVSTGLDMIDAFDYDCIILDISLPDGTGFRILKELKINHRTDGVIVISAKDSLDDRVTGLNLGADDYLPKPFHLSELNARISALIRRRWFQGNKFITVNELTIDLIGKMVIVEDKTVELTRKEFDLLLYLVSNKNRVVSKNALAENIWGEGGELFDNFDFLYSHMKNLKKKLAQAGCRDYIKSVYGLGYKFVD, from the coding sequence ATGCGTATTCTGATTGTCGAGGACGAAGTAGAGCTCTGCCGAAGCATTGTCACCTACCTGAAAAGAGAAAACTATGTGTGCGATACCGCGGACAAAGTGAGTACCGGCCTCGACATGATCGATGCCTTTGACTACGACTGTATCATCCTCGATATTTCACTACCCGACGGCACCGGCTTCCGTATCCTCAAGGAACTCAAGATCAACCACCGCACGGATGGCGTCATCGTCATCTCCGCCAAGGATTCCCTGGACGACCGGGTGACCGGGCTGAACCTGGGGGCGGACGACTACCTCCCCAAGCCCTTCCACCTTTCCGAGCTCAATGCCCGTATCTCGGCGCTCATCCGCAGGCGGTGGTTTCAGGGGAACAAATTCATCACGGTCAACGAACTCACGATCGACCTCATCGGCAAAATGGTGATCGTCGAAGACAAAACGGTGGAACTGACCAGAAAGGAATTCGACCTCCTGTTGTACCTGGTGTCCAACAAAAACCGCGTGGTGTCCAAAAATGCCCTGGCCGAGAATATTTGGGGAGAAGGGGGAGAACTTTTTGATAACTTTGACTTCCTGTATTCCCACATGAAAAACCTAAAAAAGAAACTGGCCCAGGCCGGATGCAGGGACTACATAAAGTCCGTTTACGGCCTCGGGTATAAATTCGTGGATTAA
- a CDS encoding response regulator transcription factor, whose protein sequence is MQPRYRALVIYGLALALLIFLLKWLEWKFIVMDHTLELYSGALAVVFTGLGIWLALRLAKPKVRTVVVAPPVVDETAAARWGLSARELEVLQLMGEGLTNQEIAVRLFVSLNTVKTHAASIFSKLDVRSRTQAIAKARQLGIKNHPKG, encoded by the coding sequence ATGCAACCGCGTTATCGCGCTTTAGTCATTTACGGCCTCGCACTGGCATTGCTCATCTTCCTGCTCAAATGGCTGGAATGGAAGTTTATTGTCATGGATCACACCCTGGAACTGTACAGCGGTGCCCTGGCGGTGGTGTTTACCGGCCTGGGGATATGGCTGGCGCTCCGGCTGGCAAAGCCAAAGGTGCGAACGGTGGTGGTGGCGCCCCCGGTCGTGGATGAGACCGCCGCTGCCCGGTGGGGTCTGAGCGCCCGGGAACTGGAGGTCCTGCAACTGATGGGGGAGGGGTTGACCAACCAGGAGATCGCCGTGCGCCTTTTTGTTTCGCTGAATACCGTCAAGACGCACGCAGCCAGTATCTTTTCCAAGCTCGACGTACGCAGCCGGACGCAGGCCATTGCCAAGGCAAGACAGCTGGGTATCAAAAATCACCCGAAAGGATGA
- a CDS encoding DUF4199 domain-containing protein, whose protein sequence is MRKSILVFGLISGLLVGVLSNITIWMHTENVWLGYAVMVVAFAFIYVGVRNYRDRFNDGRLTFAQGLKVGLGISLIGATLYVLFWLVDFYVFMPDFMDKYSAHILEEAKKSGVSAEALARKTAELDNMKDMYKSPVWVILMTYMEVLPVTIVISLLSALLLRRRRNPPLQTASSML, encoded by the coding sequence ATGAGAAAAAGCATTCTCGTCTTCGGGTTGATCTCCGGCCTTCTCGTCGGTGTTCTCTCCAACATTACCATCTGGATGCATACCGAAAATGTATGGCTGGGGTACGCCGTGATGGTCGTCGCCTTCGCCTTTATATATGTCGGTGTCCGCAATTACAGGGACCGGTTTAACGACGGCCGGCTCACCTTTGCCCAGGGGCTAAAGGTCGGCCTGGGTATCTCCCTGATAGGGGCGACGTTGTATGTGCTGTTCTGGCTGGTCGACTTTTATGTATTCATGCCCGACTTTATGGACAAGTATTCCGCCCATATCCTGGAAGAAGCAAAGAAGAGCGGGGTGTCGGCCGAGGCCCTGGCCCGGAAAACGGCGGAGCTTGACAATATGAAGGACATGTATAAAAGTCCGGTTTGGGTGATCCTGATGACCTATATGGAGGTGCTCCCTGTAACGATCGTCATTTCCCTGCTGTCGGCATTGCTCCTTCGGCGGAGGCGTAATCCGCCGCTACAGACAGCGTCTTCCATGTTGTAA
- a CDS encoding SDR family NAD(P)-dependent oxidoreductase, whose translation MNKIWYVTGASQGFGLALVQQLLAKGYRVAATSRSAASLPKADGLLALEVDLTKPASIRKSIEQTVATFGGLDVVVNNAGYGMEGTVEELEEEKLRAIFEINVFATIHVTQFALPYLRAQRSGHIINMASVAGFAGAPGWSVYSATKSAVIAFSEVLALDVRELGIKVTVVGPSGFRTGFLTKGSLVTTESKIADYQAVKKTQSQYAAMDGQQEGDPEKAADLFIELGEMPEPPLHLWLGANAVDRAGAKIDALARELTTWKTLSVAADYASAEGAMPTAGK comes from the coding sequence ATGAATAAGATCTGGTACGTGACCGGGGCCTCCCAGGGTTTTGGGCTGGCCCTCGTCCAACAACTGCTGGCGAAGGGTTACCGCGTGGCCGCCACCAGCCGCTCGGCCGCATCGCTTCCAAAGGCCGACGGCTTACTGGCATTGGAAGTCGACCTGACCAAACCCGCGTCCATCCGCAAATCGATCGAACAAACCGTCGCCACCTTTGGTGGTCTCGACGTCGTCGTTAACAACGCGGGGTACGGCATGGAAGGCACCGTGGAAGAACTCGAAGAAGAAAAGCTGCGCGCCATCTTCGAGATCAACGTCTTTGCCACGATCCACGTCACCCAGTTCGCCCTCCCTTATTTGCGCGCGCAGCGCTCCGGGCACATCATCAACATGGCGTCCGTGGCGGGTTTTGCAGGCGCGCCGGGCTGGTCGGTTTACTCCGCCACCAAATCGGCGGTGATCGCGTTTTCGGAGGTACTGGCCCTCGACGTCCGGGAACTCGGGATCAAAGTGACGGTCGTCGGCCCCTCCGGTTTCCGCACCGGGTTCCTCACCAAGGGGTCTCTTGTCACTACTGAAAGCAAGATCGCGGATTACCAGGCCGTCAAAAAAACACAATCCCAATACGCCGCCATGGACGGCCAACAGGAAGGCGACCCGGAAAAGGCAGCCGATCTTTTTATCGAACTGGGCGAAATGCCCGAGCCACCCCTGCATTTATGGTTGGGTGCCAACGCGGTGGACCGGGCCGGGGCAAAGATCGACGCCCTGGCGAGAGAGCTTACAACATGGAAGACGCTGTCTGTAGCGGCGGATTACGCCTCCGCCGAAGGAGCAATGCCGACAGCAGGGAAATGA
- a CDS encoding NAD(P)H-dependent flavin oxidoreductase, which produces MWYNTSATKVMGTAYPILQGPFGGKLSTVQLVAAVSNNGGLGGYGAYTLTPDEIVRLDADLRRATDKPYNINLWVSNTDMPLQGVTAAAYATAAAALKPFFDELNLDLPAPPSAFMPRFEDQAQVILDVCPPVFSFVFGIPSADILEQCRRKGIVTAGGATTLDEALSLEAAGVDLIVASGFEGGGHRPSFLAPSEASLTGTFVLIQQVREKVRTPVIAAGGIATGKGIAAALTLGADGVQVGTAFLACEESGAPAMHRELLFSEAGKYTVLTRSFTGRLARGLANHIAPRWTNGAATLPFPLQSRLVGALRQAAIDQGKWDLITLWGGQVAPLLTHTRAEALMTALIKDTTKIFNHE; this is translated from the coding sequence ATGTGGTACAACACAAGCGCGACGAAGGTGATGGGTACTGCCTACCCTATCCTTCAGGGCCCCTTTGGAGGGAAACTCTCCACGGTGCAACTGGTGGCAGCCGTTTCCAACAACGGGGGCCTCGGGGGATATGGCGCTTACACGCTGACCCCGGACGAGATCGTCCGGCTCGATGCCGATCTACGCCGCGCGACCGATAAGCCTTATAATATCAATCTTTGGGTGTCGAATACGGATATGCCTTTACAAGGCGTTACCGCCGCAGCGTATGCGACAGCGGCGGCGGCCTTGAAGCCATTCTTTGACGAACTCAACCTGGATCTTCCCGCACCGCCTTCGGCTTTCATGCCCCGCTTCGAAGACCAGGCACAGGTTATCCTCGACGTTTGTCCCCCCGTTTTCAGCTTTGTCTTTGGCATCCCATCGGCAGACATCCTGGAACAATGCCGGCGCAAGGGGATCGTCACTGCCGGTGGCGCCACGACCCTGGACGAAGCACTTTCATTGGAAGCCGCAGGGGTAGACCTGATCGTGGCTTCCGGCTTTGAAGGCGGTGGACACCGGCCCTCTTTCCTCGCCCCTTCAGAGGCATCGCTCACCGGTACATTTGTCCTGATACAACAGGTCCGGGAAAAGGTCCGCACGCCCGTCATTGCCGCGGGTGGGATCGCCACCGGAAAAGGCATCGCCGCGGCGCTAACACTGGGGGCGGACGGTGTACAGGTGGGCACCGCATTTTTAGCCTGCGAGGAATCGGGGGCGCCGGCCATGCACCGGGAGCTATTATTCTCGGAAGCGGGTAAATACACCGTGCTCACCCGATCCTTTACCGGGCGGCTGGCGCGAGGCCTCGCGAACCATATCGCCCCCCGGTGGACGAACGGCGCGGCGACGCTGCCTTTCCCCCTGCAAAGCCGCCTGGTCGGCGCCCTGCGCCAGGCCGCGATCGACCAGGGCAAATGGGACCTGATCACCCTTTGGGGCGGCCAGGTCGCCCCCCTGCTGACCCACACCCGGGCGGAAGCGCTCATGACCGCCCTGATCAAGGACACAACAAAAATTTTTAACCATGAATAA
- a CDS encoding nuclear transport factor 2 family protein: MIHTYLFLILFAMNRSDSAAIAHVLTDAYFPGIYEGNVPLLSGTFYPGTLLFGDAAGKPYFKTLAQYLDGVAHRQSPKDSGKPFKGEIVSIDVIQSIAVAKVHVQMYDFNYYELLSFHELDGKWVIVNKMIADVKP, from the coding sequence ATGATACACACCTATCTTTTCCTCATATTATTCGCCATGAACCGCTCCGATTCCGCCGCCATCGCGCACGTCCTGACGGACGCCTATTTCCCCGGCATCTATGAAGGGAACGTGCCCCTTCTTTCCGGCACATTTTATCCCGGCACCCTCCTCTTCGGAGACGCCGCCGGCAAACCCTACTTCAAAACGCTCGCCCAATACCTGGACGGCGTGGCGCACCGCCAAAGCCCCAAGGATTCGGGGAAGCCCTTCAAGGGAGAGATCGTCTCCATCGACGTCATTCAGTCCATCGCCGTGGCCAAGGTACACGTACAGATGTACGACTTCAATTACTATGAGCTGCTGTCCTTCCACGAGCTGGACGGTAAGTGGGTCATCGTCAACAAAATGATCGCCGACGTCAAACCCTGA
- a CDS encoding Crp/Fnr family transcriptional regulator: MNKHDILRAHVARFVPLTDEQADYFVSHFREHSFKKGQTVLGEGERVDKEYFVLSGCLKAFFINDDARMFILQFALPTWWTSDYGALYNEARASICVDCITDAVVLSLTNTDREQMCKEVHAIEHFFRWRTNRGYVAAQKRLLSLMNNDARARYEELMQQYPELYNLVPKQWIAAYLGVSRETLSRLYQNVR; this comes from the coding sequence ATGAATAAACACGACATCCTCCGCGCACACGTTGCCCGGTTTGTCCCGCTCACAGACGAACAAGCCGACTACTTCGTGTCTCATTTCCGGGAGCACTCCTTTAAAAAGGGACAAACCGTCCTTGGCGAAGGCGAGCGCGTCGATAAGGAATACTTCGTGCTCAGTGGGTGTCTGAAGGCGTTTTTTATCAACGATGACGCGCGGATGTTCATCCTGCAGTTCGCCCTGCCCACCTGGTGGACGTCTGACTATGGTGCGCTCTACAACGAAGCTCGGGCGTCGATATGCGTCGACTGTATCACGGACGCTGTCGTATTGTCCCTCACCAATACGGACCGCGAGCAAATGTGTAAGGAAGTCCACGCCATCGAGCACTTTTTCCGCTGGAGGACCAACCGGGGGTATGTCGCCGCCCAAAAGCGGCTTCTGTCCCTGATGAACAACGACGCCCGGGCCCGGTACGAGGAGCTGATGCAACAATACCCGGAGTTGTACAACCTGGTCCCCAAACAATGGATCGCGGCTTACCTGGGGGTGTCCCGGGAGACCCTCAGCCGGCTGTACCAGAATGTGAGGTAG
- a CDS encoding lipase maturation factor family protein — protein sequence MDNQPSRPSYWLTRFVILRLLGAVYAVAFLVAINQLVPLVGAHGLLPAGLFLQEVRSAGEGFVQLPTLFWWGHSDTALLTVSWTGFLLSMIVVAGFANAPLLGVLWFLYMSIVNIGQDWYGYGWEIQMLETGFLAIFLCPLVEARPFPRREPPFQVIVLFRWLILRIMLGSGLIKLRGDKVWTHWTALYYHFETQPIPGPLSRWFHFLPRLVLRIGVWYNFLAELVAPWFVFFPRPWRHSAGVIIVLLQIVLIFSGNLSFLNWLTIIPALACFDDSFWARLLPRALVRKAEAARDAAQPSRAMQVTAWVLTVVIALFSIQPVLNLLSNEQVMNASFDPLDLVNTYGAFGSVGQERFNVVFEGSRDSVTWTPYPYKGLPVAPDKRPPQIAPYQLRLDWQMWFAAMATPDEYPWTYTLVSRLLRGDPGAVSLFAGNPFPGQPPRYIRAILYRYRFAPPGDSLWWRRDRLGIWIPATSLHE from the coding sequence ATGGATAACCAGCCTTCGCGCCCGTCTTACTGGCTCACCCGGTTTGTGATCCTTCGCCTCCTCGGGGCCGTCTATGCGGTGGCCTTCCTGGTGGCGATCAACCAACTCGTCCCCCTGGTGGGCGCGCACGGGCTGCTGCCCGCGGGACTGTTCCTGCAGGAGGTGCGATCGGCCGGCGAAGGTTTTGTCCAGTTGCCGACCCTTTTTTGGTGGGGCCACAGCGACACGGCGCTGCTCACCGTGTCCTGGACCGGTTTCCTTCTCTCCATGATCGTGGTGGCGGGTTTTGCCAACGCCCCCCTGCTGGGGGTCCTTTGGTTCCTTTATATGTCGATTGTCAATATCGGCCAGGACTGGTATGGATATGGCTGGGAAATCCAGATGCTGGAGACGGGTTTTCTCGCGATCTTTCTTTGTCCCCTGGTGGAGGCGCGTCCCTTTCCCCGGCGGGAACCGCCGTTCCAGGTCATCGTTCTTTTCCGGTGGCTGATTTTGCGGATCATGCTGGGCTCCGGTCTGATCAAGCTCCGGGGAGACAAAGTGTGGACCCACTGGACGGCGCTCTACTACCACTTCGAGACCCAACCCATTCCCGGTCCCCTCAGCCGGTGGTTCCACTTTCTGCCGCGGCTGGTCCTCCGGATAGGCGTCTGGTACAACTTCTTAGCAGAACTTGTCGCGCCCTGGTTCGTTTTTTTCCCCCGTCCCTGGCGGCACAGTGCGGGGGTGATCATCGTCCTGTTACAAATCGTCCTGATCTTTAGCGGTAACCTGTCCTTTCTCAACTGGCTGACCATCATCCCCGCGCTGGCGTGTTTTGACGACAGCTTCTGGGCGAGGCTCCTGCCCCGTGCCCTTGTCCGGAAGGCCGAAGCCGCCCGGGACGCCGCCCAGCCTTCCCGGGCCATGCAGGTCACGGCCTGGGTCCTGACGGTGGTCATTGCCCTTTTCAGCATACAACCGGTCCTCAACCTCCTGTCCAACGAGCAGGTCATGAACGCATCTTTTGACCCCCTCGACCTGGTCAATACCTACGGGGCGTTCGGGTCGGTGGGTCAGGAGCGGTTCAATGTCGTCTTCGAGGGGAGCCGGGATTCCGTCACCTGGACACCCTACCCCTACAAGGGTTTGCCGGTGGCCCCGGACAAACGGCCTCCCCAGATTGCGCCCTACCAGTTGCGCCTGGACTGGCAGATGTGGTTTGCCGCCATGGCCACACCCGACGAATACCCCTGGACCTATACTTTGGTATCCCGGCTTTTGCGGGGCGACCCGGGTGCCGTAAGTTTGTTTGCCGGAAACCCTTTCCCCGGCCAGCCCCCGCGGTATATACGGGCCATCTTGTATCGATACCGGTTCGCCCCACCCGGGGACTCGCTTTGGTGGAGAAGGGACCGGCTGGGGATATGGATACCCGCAACCTCACTTCATGAATAA
- a CDS encoding SusC/RagA family TonB-linked outer membrane protein, which yields MRKIRGLLLFTLFTPLLIHAQVKVYPVTYMKTVTGRVINDSTGEPVMGASVEAKGTGAGATTGSSGTFSFQVPATVTTLVITSVGFKEREVAIGSAQLIRLIPVGVSMNDVIVVGYGVKKKETLTGAIYQVGPEVFKDRPVPNVEQALQGEIPGLLITRTSTRPGNEGLAIVLRGASSVVATDPLIIVDGVPTLGTWEISQLNPNDIESVTVLKDASAAIYGARAQGGVILVTTKRGKGRMSVNFRSNADLNTIGIHVPWAHMNQWAALYLQTSYSDKRDASGNPVQWLPQWTNANLEAMAKDSSFDYTDPNGLVHHYADNNWQSALYAPSWSEQQNVSISGSSGKTAYMLSAGYSNNQSVLKTAYDGEKKYNIRFNYDYNITDRIKFQTGVSYDDRVVQSPRNGVGTGYFDAPIFPVYNKLGQYYDDYGYRNPVAFTTSGGTTKNSQGIFRLNGTLSAEIISGLKLSATAAVTKNDGWMTAYNQTFNFYNWLGTMITNTQYGPPNNPSITETVNDALYQTYGGQVDYNKTIAGKHNISLMVGNTAELYQTKTVSATRSQLQFPGLYDLNTAISPTTVSYSSENSGGDSHWGFISYIGRFNYDYKKKYLLEVLGRRDGSSKFDVSNRWSNFYDVSVGWRLLQEPFLHALTPYVNELKVRADYGETGGQANIGNYDYLAVVSLGTALFGSTPGMETSSNANAIVTDQRTWERMRNKNLGIDFGVLQNRLTGSLDFFEKQNIGMLISLVYPSILGGTAPTTNSGTLRTRGWELALAWKDKAGPVTYNVGFVLSDAHNVVTSYAGANTWAAGNYTTPRVGYPLNQLYVYKTDGYFKTQAEADAYFAKYGASGNAAGYDGATNTFHPGDLKVVDLDGDGKITANGTGQKGSGDVYYYGDADPHYSFGLNLGASWKGFDFSTFIQGVAKWNILRTGNARAPFFRNYLNVNTTYIGKTYTAQNPNAPYPRLSFDNSINNWNWQYNDVNIQHLRYARLKTLVLGYTLPVSWAARIKATRIRFYFSANDLWEITSVKDGFDPERGNSSDSSYPFMRTKSFGLDLGF from the coding sequence ATGAGAAAAATTCGAGGCTTGCTGCTATTTACCTTATTCACCCCCCTCCTTATTCACGCCCAGGTCAAAGTTTACCCCGTCACTTATATGAAGACCGTCACCGGTCGGGTCATCAACGACTCCACAGGGGAGCCGGTCATGGGCGCGAGTGTCGAGGCCAAAGGCACCGGAGCCGGGGCCACCACAGGGTCCTCCGGGACATTTTCCTTCCAGGTACCTGCCACGGTCACGACACTGGTGATTACCAGCGTCGGGTTCAAAGAGCGGGAAGTGGCCATCGGTTCTGCCCAGTTGATACGCCTGATCCCCGTCGGCGTGTCGATGAACGACGTAATCGTAGTCGGGTATGGGGTGAAGAAAAAAGAAACGCTGACAGGCGCCATCTACCAGGTGGGCCCCGAGGTGTTTAAGGACCGGCCCGTACCCAATGTAGAGCAGGCCCTCCAGGGGGAAATCCCGGGATTGTTGATCACCCGGACGTCGACCCGGCCGGGGAACGAGGGGCTGGCGATTGTGCTCAGGGGTGCTTCTTCCGTCGTGGCCACGGACCCGCTGATCATCGTCGACGGCGTCCCGACGCTGGGCACCTGGGAGATCAGCCAGCTCAACCCGAACGATATCGAAAGCGTGACCGTTCTCAAGGATGCTTCCGCCGCGATTTACGGGGCCCGCGCCCAGGGAGGCGTCATCCTGGTGACCACCAAACGCGGGAAGGGCCGGATGTCGGTCAACTTCCGGAGCAACGCGGACCTGAACACCATCGGCATACATGTTCCCTGGGCACACATGAACCAATGGGCCGCCCTTTATCTTCAGACCTCCTATAGCGACAAGCGGGACGCCAGCGGCAACCCGGTCCAGTGGCTGCCCCAATGGACAAATGCCAACCTGGAGGCCATGGCCAAAGACTCTTCCTTTGACTATACCGACCCCAACGGGCTTGTCCACCACTATGCAGACAACAACTGGCAAAGCGCGTTGTATGCTCCTTCCTGGTCCGAGCAACAGAATGTCAGTATCAGCGGCTCCTCCGGCAAGACCGCGTATATGCTGTCGGCGGGGTATTCCAACAACCAGTCGGTGCTCAAGACGGCGTATGACGGGGAAAAAAAATACAACATCCGGTTCAACTATGACTATAATATTACGGACCGCATCAAGTTCCAGACGGGTGTCTCCTATGATGATCGCGTCGTTCAAAGCCCGAGGAACGGGGTAGGGACCGGCTATTTCGACGCCCCTATTTTCCCCGTCTATAATAAACTGGGCCAATACTACGACGACTATGGCTACCGGAACCCCGTGGCCTTTACGACGTCGGGCGGCACCACGAAAAACAGCCAGGGGATCTTCCGGTTGAACGGTACGCTGTCGGCGGAAATCATCAGCGGACTCAAGTTGTCGGCCACCGCCGCGGTCACCAAAAACGACGGCTGGATGACGGCCTACAACCAGACGTTCAATTTCTACAACTGGCTCGGGACGATGATCACAAACACCCAGTACGGTCCCCCGAACAACCCGTCCATTACGGAGACGGTCAACGATGCATTGTACCAGACGTATGGCGGCCAGGTGGACTATAACAAAACGATCGCCGGTAAACACAACATCTCCCTCATGGTGGGCAATACCGCGGAACTCTATCAAACCAAAACGGTCAGCGCCACCCGCTCTCAATTACAGTTCCCCGGTCTGTACGATCTGAATACGGCGATTTCGCCCACCACGGTATCCTACAGCTCCGAAAATTCTGGCGGAGACAGCCATTGGGGGTTCATCTCCTATATCGGCCGGTTCAACTACGACTATAAAAAGAAATACCTGCTCGAAGTGCTGGGGCGCCGGGACGGGTCCTCCAAATTCGACGTGTCCAACCGCTGGTCCAACTTTTATGACGTATCGGTGGGCTGGCGGCTTTTACAGGAGCCCTTTCTCCACGCGCTCACGCCTTATGTGAACGAGCTGAAGGTTCGTGCGGACTATGGGGAAACGGGTGGCCAGGCCAACATCGGCAACTACGACTACCTGGCCGTGGTCAGCCTGGGTACGGCGCTTTTCGGATCGACCCCCGGGATGGAAACCTCCTCCAACGCCAACGCCATCGTCACCGACCAGCGCACCTGGGAGCGGATGCGCAATAAGAACCTGGGGATCGACTTCGGTGTGTTGCAAAACCGGTTGACGGGGTCGCTTGATTTTTTTGAAAAGCAAAACATCGGGATGCTGATCTCGCTGGTGTACCCTTCCATCTTAGGGGGTACCGCCCCGACCACGAACAGCGGCACCCTCCGGACCCGTGGCTGGGAGCTGGCCCTGGCGTGGAAGGACAAGGCGGGTCCTGTCACCTACAACGTCGGTTTTGTACTGAGCGATGCGCACAACGTCGTCACGTCTTATGCCGGCGCGAATACCTGGGCAGCGGGCAATTATACCACGCCCCGTGTCGGGTATCCATTGAACCAGCTTTATGTGTATAAGACCGACGGGTACTTCAAGACACAGGCGGAAGCAGACGCTTATTTTGCCAAGTACGGCGCCTCCGGGAACGCCGCGGGATATGACGGCGCGACCAACACCTTTCACCCGGGTGACCTCAAAGTGGTGGACCTCGATGGGGATGGAAAGATCACGGCCAACGGCACGGGTCAGAAGGGGAGCGGCGATGTGTACTATTATGGCGACGCCGACCCGCACTATAGCTTTGGCCTGAACCTCGGCGCTTCCTGGAAGGGCTTTGACTTTTCGACCTTTATCCAGGGTGTCGCGAAGTGGAACATCCTCCGGACGGGGAACGCGCGTGCCCCTTTTTTCCGGAATTATCTCAACGTCAATACGACCTATATCGGCAAGACCTATACCGCCCAGAATCCCAATGCCCCTTATCCGAGGTTGTCGTTTGACAACAGCATCAATAACTGGAACTGGCAATACAATGACGTCAACATCCAACACCTCCGTTACGCGCGATTGAAGACGCTGGTGCTCGGGTACACCCTCCCGGTCTCGTGGGCGGCGCGGATAAAGGCCACCCGTATCCGGTTCTATTTTTCCGCCAATGACCTCTGGGAAATCACGTCCGTCAAGGACGGTTTCGACCCCGAGCGCGGCAACAGCTCGGACAGCAGTTATCCTTTTATGCGGACAAAATCCTTTGGCCTGGACCTCGGCTTCTAA